Proteins encoded together in one Carya illinoinensis cultivar Pawnee chromosome 3, C.illinoinensisPawnee_v1, whole genome shotgun sequence window:
- the LOC122302216 gene encoding uncharacterized protein LOC122302216 isoform X6: MSGKKKEVMRLERESVIPILKPKLIMTLANLIEHNTDRAEFLKLCKRAEYTIRAWYLLQFEDLMQLYSLFDPIHGAQKLKQQNLSPEEIDVLEQNFLMYLFQVMKKSNFKLTTNEEIDVALSGQYLLNLPIMVDDSKLDKKLFKKYFADHPYENLPDFADKYIIFRRGIGIDKTTDYFFMEKVDMIIARLCRYLLRLTRLEKLLKRSSGRHEKDLKKLDDISSEANGDDLFESVRLESMELSVGNLLSKNTIQEPTFDRIIVVYRNAFRRASTEFKTERGIYVKHFKNIPMADMEIVLPEKKNPGLTPMDWVKFLGSAIVGLVTVFGSLEMPKADLWVNFAILSTVIGYCAKIYFTFQQNLAAYQNLITQSMYDKQLDSGKGTLLHLCDDVIQQEVSCKVKEVIISFFVLMEKGKATRQLCEIGTRSVV; this comes from the exons ATGAgcggaaagaagaaagaagttaTGAGATTAGAGAGAGAATCCGTCATTCCGATTCTCAAACCCAAGCTTATCATGACCTTGGCCAATCTCATTG AACATAACACTGACCGGGCTGAGTTTTTGAAGCTCTGCAAAAGAGCTGAGTATACAATTCGTGCTTGGTATCTTCTACAGTTTGAGGATCTAATG CAACTGTACTCCCTTTTTGACCCCATACATGGAGCTCAGAAATTGAAGCAGCAGAATCTATCTCCTGAAGAAATTGATGTACTAGAACAGAATTTCCTGATGTACTTATTTCAG GTGATGAAAAAGAGCAATTTCAAGTTAACAACTAATGAGGAAATCGATGTTGCACTTTCGGGGCAGTATCTTCTAAATCTTCCAATCATGGTCGATGATTCTAAG CTTGACAAGAAGCTTTTCAAGAAATATTTTGCAGATCATCCTTATGAGAACCTTCCTGATTTTGCTGATAAG TACATTATTTTCCGGCGTGGTATTGGGATTGATAAGACAACTGACTACTTTTTCATGGAGAAAGTGGATATGATCATTGCACGTTTATGCAGATATCTTTTGAGGCTAACTAG GCTGGAAAAGCTTTTGAAAAGGTCAAGTGGAAGGCATGAGAAAGATCTGAAGAAGCTAGATGATATTAGCTCTGAAGCAAATGGAGATGATCTATTTGAATCGGTCCGTCTCGAAAGTATGGAATTAAG TGTTGGGAATTTGCTGAGCAAGAATACAATCCAGGAACCTACCTTTGATAGGATAATTGTCGTCTACAG AAATGCCTTCAGGCGAGCAAGTACGGAATTTAAAACCGAACGAGGAATATATGTGAAGCATTTCAAAAACATTCCAATGGCCGATATGGAAATAGTTCTT CCCGAGAAGAAAAACCCTGGGTTAACTCCAATGGACTGGGTCAAATTCCTTGGCTCTGCTATAGTTGGGCTG GTTACAGTATTTGGCTCACTCGAAATGCCTAAAGCTGATTTATGGGTCAACTTTGCTATTCTATCCACTGTGATCGGTTATTGTGCTAAGATATACTTCAC GTTTCAGCAAAACTTGGCTGCATATCAGAACTTGATAACCCAATCCATGTATGACAAACAACTGGATAGTGGAAAGGGTACTCTTCTTCACTTGTGCGATGATGTGATTCAACAGGAAGTAAGTTGCAAG